A region from the Silene latifolia isolate original U9 population chromosome 7, ASM4854445v1, whole genome shotgun sequence genome encodes:
- the LOC141592714 gene encoding uncharacterized protein LOC141592714, giving the protein MGEELSLDLDELRHLHSIAKRPRILSLISSEIRNLELLSKEKASSSVPQQPTPTPVAAKVASTPAVIYSTLPSFSWDQDRDKVKIYLSLEGVQEEKIERNIKQRSVEFKFHDVQGKNYQFAIPKLNKEIIPESCKVVIKPTRVIITLVKESKGNWLDLHFKEDKLTPNLDKEKDPMAGIMDLMKNMYEEGDDEMKKTIAKAWSDARSGKTADPLKGYR; this is encoded by the exons atgggtgAAGAACTCTCACTTGATTTGGATGAACTCCGCCATCTTCATAGTATTGCTAAGAGACCTCGCATTCTTTCCCTCATTTCCTCCGAAATTCGCAATTTAGAGTTG TTGTCAAAAGAAAAAGCATCTTCAAGTGTTCCTCAACAGCCTACTCCAACCCCCGTAGCAGCCAAGGTGGCTTCCACTCCGGCTGTTATTTACTCAACTCTTCCATCCTTCAGCTGGGATCAAGACCGTGACAAAGTTAAG ATTTATCTTTCACTAGAGGGAGTACAGGAAGAGAAGATAGAGAGAAATATAAAGCAAAGGTCTGTGGAGTTCAAGTTCCATGATGTTCAGGGAAAGAACTATCAATTTGCCATACCAAAACTGAACAAGGAGATCATCCCGGAAAGTTGCAAGGTTGTGATTAAGCCTACTAGGGTCATCATAACTTTGGTTAAAGAGTCGAAAGGAAACTGGCTAGATTTGCATTTCAAAGAAGACAAG CTAACGCCAAACTTAGACAAGGAGAAGGATCCCATGGCTGGAATTATGGACCTGATGAAG AACATGTATGAAGAAGGTGATGATGAAATGAAGAAGACTATTGCAAAAGCATGGTCAGACGCACGATCTGGGAAAACTGCAGATCCTTTGAAAGGATACCGGTGA